One region of Azoarcus sp. CIB genomic DNA includes:
- a CDS encoding PIN domain-containing protein yields MQHKRLVIDANILIRAVFGQRVRSLIAGASEQVAFYVAEANFEEARHYVAQLAPRRGISDEVWQTSLETLMSAVQLVGKEELTLVEADARARIGQRDERDWPGLAAALLMNCPIWTEDRDFFGTGVPTWTTATVEIYLTAQ; encoded by the coding sequence ATGCAACATAAGCGACTCGTCATCGACGCGAATATCCTCATTCGCGCCGTTTTCGGGCAACGGGTGCGGTCTTTGATCGCCGGCGCCAGCGAGCAGGTCGCTTTCTATGTGGCCGAAGCCAATTTCGAGGAAGCCCGTCACTACGTCGCCCAGCTTGCTCCCCGGCGGGGGATTTCGGACGAGGTCTGGCAAACGTCGCTCGAAACCCTGATGAGCGCCGTCCAGCTTGTCGGGAAAGAGGAGTTGACGCTGGTTGAAGCCGACGCCCGCGCACGCATCGGCCAGCGTGACGAACGCGACTGGCCCGGCCTCGCTGCCGCACTGCTGATGAATTGCCCGATCTGGACCGAAGACAGGGACTTTTTCGGCACCGGAGTGCCGACCTGGACGACTGCCACCGTCGAAATTTACCTCACGGCGCAGTGA
- a CDS encoding prevent-host-death protein: MSLRIGMRELREKLAEYLEASMPIEVTRHGRTIGFYIPVPKRPNQSERDALLEAGRRMQEEMARLGITEDELAADFKTWRNKQDAT, from the coding sequence ATGAGTCTGCGCATCGGCATGCGGGAGTTGCGCGAGAAACTGGCCGAATATCTCGAGGCGTCGATGCCTATCGAGGTCACACGTCACGGTCGGACGATCGGGTTCTATATTCCCGTCCCCAAACGACCCAACCAATCCGAACGCGATGCACTCCTCGAAGCGGGGCGGCGCATGCAAGAGGAAATGGCTCGTCTGGGAATCACCGAAGATGAGCTGGCGGCGGATTTCAAGACCTGGCGCAATAAGCAAGATGCAACATAA
- a CDS encoding helix-turn-helix domain-containing protein, whose protein sequence is MKTSQKSGLYVTQEAGNKARDRLYEAKTKLPALLRGEHMTQEQFAARIGFSVATVRHWERGARRPQGPALVST, encoded by the coding sequence ATGAAGACCAGTCAGAAATCTGGTCTATATGTCACACAGGAGGCCGGCAATAAAGCTCGAGATCGGCTGTACGAAGCCAAGACCAAACTGCCCGCGTTGCTGCGCGGCGAACATATGACGCAAGAGCAGTTCGCTGCTCGCATCGGGTTCTCCGTCGCGACCGTGAGGCATTGGGAACGAGGAGCCCGGCGGCCGCAAGGCCCGGCCTTGGTCTCAACGTGA
- the dcm gene encoding DNA (cytosine-5-)-methyltransferase, translating into MTATVLTTGVSGNDALRYLHEALKHRSQADIARHLGKDVRTVRRWVAEQTIPAHYGYALQALLPFAPPVRHQSAFTFIDLFAGVGGIRSAFEGIGGCCVFTSEWDEYAQKTYAENYRDGHVIHGDITKIPPEDVPDHDVLLAGFPCQPFSIAGVSKKNALGRAHGFACETQGTLFFNICTILETKRPRAFLLENVKNLMSHDKGRTWDVIKRSLDDLGYDISPKVVDGAHFVPQHRERILIVGFRKEDRIAFDWDALPMPPKGVHKLRDVLHRSDGTEPVLEWDGDRFFDHAAYKVQDRYTLTPKLWRYLQDYAEKHRAKGNGFGFGLVFPDSVTRTLSARYYKDGSEILVYQGENMNPRRLTPRECARLMGFPDTFRIPVSDSQAYRLLSHAAVVPMTSWAAKLMGSNLPVRDGESAQVPVAVPKDIMRNGRWTGEQLKLAFHLYCQLPFGKLHYRNPEIAELAELIGRTPSAVAMKLVNFASLDPAITRSGRKGLGNASSADREIWDQFHADWEGLALECTRLREAIRLDHGKAITTVSSDIELEEIADFTGETRRVIVEQRIKQDFFRRAVLSSYRGRCCMSHLAEPRLLIASHIVPWSQDRANRLNPSNGLCLSAIHDKAFDQGLLTLSDDFRVVVSDELKRRNEPFLNQFIIPLDGRPIELPERFTPDLAFVRRHQSDVFVDSQRR; encoded by the coding sequence ATGACTGCGACTGTACTCACTACCGGCGTCAGCGGGAACGACGCGCTGCGCTACCTCCACGAAGCATTGAAGCACCGCAGCCAAGCGGATATCGCGCGGCATCTCGGCAAAGATGTCCGCACCGTGCGGCGCTGGGTCGCGGAGCAGACAATTCCGGCGCACTACGGCTATGCGCTGCAGGCGCTGCTGCCGTTCGCGCCCCCGGTCCGCCACCAGTCTGCGTTCACGTTCATCGATCTGTTCGCCGGCGTTGGCGGGATTCGTTCAGCGTTCGAGGGCATCGGCGGGTGCTGCGTGTTCACCAGCGAATGGGACGAATATGCGCAGAAGACCTATGCGGAAAACTATCGCGACGGTCACGTCATCCACGGCGACATCACGAAGATTCCCCCCGAGGATGTGCCGGATCATGACGTGCTCCTCGCAGGTTTTCCCTGCCAGCCGTTCTCGATCGCCGGCGTCTCGAAGAAGAATGCCTTGGGCCGTGCCCACGGGTTCGCCTGCGAGACGCAGGGCACACTGTTCTTCAATATCTGCACCATCCTTGAAACCAAGCGCCCGCGCGCGTTTCTGCTTGAAAACGTCAAGAACCTGATGTCCCACGACAAGGGGCGCACCTGGGACGTAATCAAGCGCTCGCTGGATGACCTTGGCTACGACATCTCGCCGAAGGTCGTCGATGGTGCCCATTTCGTTCCGCAGCACCGTGAACGCATTCTCATCGTCGGATTCCGGAAGGAGGACCGCATCGCATTCGATTGGGACGCCCTGCCGATGCCACCGAAAGGCGTGCACAAGCTCCGCGATGTCCTGCATCGTAGCGATGGGACCGAGCCCGTACTCGAATGGGACGGCGACAGATTCTTCGATCATGCCGCGTACAAGGTTCAGGATAGATACACCCTGACGCCCAAACTGTGGCGATATCTGCAGGACTATGCCGAGAAGCACCGTGCCAAGGGTAATGGCTTCGGTTTCGGTCTGGTGTTTCCGGACAGCGTGACGCGCACGCTGTCGGCCCGGTACTACAAGGACGGCTCGGAGATCCTCGTCTATCAGGGCGAAAACATGAACCCCCGGCGGCTCACGCCGCGCGAGTGCGCGCGGCTGATGGGGTTTCCGGATACGTTCAGGATTCCGGTGTCGGATAGTCAAGCGTACCGCTTGCTATCACATGCCGCGGTCGTACCAATGACGTCGTGGGCGGCTAAACTCATGGGTTCCAATCTTCCCGTACGAGACGGCGAATCGGCGCAGGTGCCTGTGGCCGTGCCAAAGGACATCATGAGAAATGGTCGTTGGACTGGGGAGCAACTCAAGCTCGCCTTTCATCTTTATTGCCAACTCCCATTCGGGAAACTGCATTATCGAAATCCCGAGATTGCCGAATTGGCTGAGCTGATTGGGCGTACGCCATCGGCCGTCGCAATGAAGCTCGTCAATTTCGCGAGCCTCGATCCGGCAATCACGCGCAGCGGGCGCAAGGGCCTTGGCAATGCGTCGAGCGCAGATCGCGAAATCTGGGACCAATTCCATGCCGATTGGGAGGGGCTCGCGTTGGAGTGCACGCGCCTGCGCGAGGCAATTCGCCTAGATCACGGCAAAGCCATCACGACCGTTAGCAGCGATATCGAGCTGGAGGAAATAGCCGATTTCACCGGGGAAACCAGGCGAGTCATTGTCGAGCAGCGTATCAAGCAAGACTTCTTCCGCAGAGCGGTATTGAGCAGCTATCGGGGAAGATGTTGCATGTCGCATCTTGCGGAGCCGCGATTGTTGATCGCGAGCCACATCGTTCCGTGGAGCCAGGACAGGGCGAACCGTTTGAACCCGAGTAATGGGTTGTGTCTTTCCGCGATACACGACAAGGCGTTTGATCAAGGGTTGCTCACGCTGTCAGACGACTTCCGGGTCGTGGTGTCCGATGAACTAAAACGGCGCAATGAGCCGTTCCTTAATCAATTCATCATCCCGCTCGATGGACGGCCAATCGAGTTACCCGAACGCTTCACTCCGGATCTGGCGTTCGTGCGTCGTCACCAGTCGGATGTTTTTGTCGATAGCCAACGGAGATGA
- a CDS encoding NADH:flavin oxidoreductase/NADH oxidase, whose protein sequence is MSALFSSFKLKDVTLRNRIAIPPMCQYSAADGVSNDWHWGHYASLGRGGAGLVIVEATAVAPEGRITPACLGLWNDEQAQGLARIAAAIKAGGAVPGIQIGHAGRKASANRPWEGDDHIPDGDTRAWTPLAPSAVAFGAHLPKVPRAMTVDDIARVRNDFVAAARRARDAGFEWLELHFAHGYLAQSFFSVHANQRTDQYGGDYAGRSRFLLETLAAVREVWPERLPLTVRFGVIEYDGRDEETLTESIELTRAFRRSGLDLLNVSVGFSTPDAQIPWGPAFLAPIAERVRREAELPVASSWGIDAPATANRVVADQQMDLVMIGRAHLANPHWSYHAALQLKEEKPSWVLPAPYAHWLANYRPSI, encoded by the coding sequence TTGTCCGCATTGTTCAGCAGCTTCAAACTGAAAGACGTCACCCTGCGCAACCGCATCGCCATCCCGCCCATGTGCCAGTACAGCGCCGCGGACGGCGTCAGCAACGACTGGCACTGGGGCCATTACGCGAGCCTGGGACGCGGCGGCGCCGGCCTCGTCATCGTCGAGGCGACCGCGGTGGCGCCGGAAGGGCGCATCACCCCGGCCTGCCTCGGTCTCTGGAACGACGAGCAGGCGCAGGGCCTCGCCCGCATCGCGGCCGCGATCAAGGCCGGCGGCGCCGTTCCCGGCATCCAGATCGGACACGCGGGCCGCAAGGCGAGCGCGAATCGCCCGTGGGAAGGTGACGACCACATCCCCGATGGCGACACCCGGGCGTGGACGCCGCTGGCCCCGTCCGCGGTGGCATTTGGCGCCCACCTGCCGAAAGTGCCGCGCGCGATGACCGTGGACGACATCGCCCGCGTCAGAAACGATTTCGTCGCGGCCGCGCGCCGCGCGCGGGATGCCGGCTTCGAGTGGCTCGAACTACACTTCGCCCACGGCTACCTGGCGCAAAGCTTCTTCTCCGTCCATGCCAATCAGCGGACCGATCAGTACGGCGGCGACTATGCCGGACGCAGCCGCTTCCTGCTCGAAACCCTGGCCGCCGTCCGCGAGGTGTGGCCGGAGCGCCTGCCCCTGACGGTCCGCTTCGGCGTCATCGAATACGATGGCCGGGACGAAGAGACGCTGACGGAATCCATCGAACTGACCCGCGCCTTCCGCCGCAGCGGCCTCGACCTGCTCAACGTCAGCGTCGGCTTTTCCACACCCGACGCGCAGATCCCGTGGGGCCCGGCCTTCCTCGCACCGATTGCCGAACGGGTCCGCCGCGAGGCCGAACTGCCCGTCGCCTCGTCCTGGGGCATCGACGCGCCGGCCACGGCCAACCGCGTCGTTGCCGACCAGCAGATGGATCTCGTGATGATCGGCCGCGCACATCTCGCCAATCCGCACTGGAGCTACCACGCAGCCTTGCAGCTGAAGGAAGAGAAGCCGTCCTGGGTGCTGCCGGCCCCCTATGCTCACTGGCTGGCGAATTACCGCCCGAGCATCTGA
- a CDS encoding RecQ family ATP-dependent DNA helicase — MAVPPAAPRARCLCLDIETARQDRLVLRELGMFRPDLDARLRLPGKAPDLVPRLDALTEGAAFVLGHNVVAFDQPALAALHPELALHRLPLIDTLELSPVAFPQNPYHRLVKDYKLCRTTRNDPVRDAELAYALFVDQSEALQQRVADHPDEALCLHYLLAPENGKGVANFFATLRRALRPSLAETAAAWRRVTAGKGCITGQRWVLDHCLADPAWHKPLAYALAWLRVAGGNSVLPPWVSLSFPKTREVIAALRDVPCPDLACAWCRDQHDLDTVLPRYFPGITRFRSTPTTADGRSLQQAIVENGFAGRPTLAILPTGGGKSLCFQLPALARYYRNGSLTVVISPLQSLMKDQVDNLEARGITCAGYLNSLLNPMERRVMLDKLRLGDLGLIFVAPEQFRSTAFANALMHREIGAWVFDEAHCLSKWGHDFRPDYLYVSRFIKARQKDKPSPVFGFTATAKPDVVDDICAHFEKRLGVVLDRLEGGVSRENLSYEVRTVPAQAKYAETLRLLQDALREEGGAIVFCARQKTVEEVAEFLKNAGLDCGYFHGGMLPANKRAVQEAFLAGTLRVIAATNAFGMGVDKPDVRLVIHLDTPGSLENYLQEAGRAGRDQAPARCILLYDDADLDVQFRLLRNSRLTQHDIGAILKALRAIERKDRSEGKVVVTSGEILLEIPDAHRIDPDASDADTKVRIAVAWLEEARLLERHENHTRVFPGSLLVATEEEARALLHRKLGPDADVEPYVRILTILIQAEDDEGLSTDELMLATGKDSRTLQHMLRELDRWKLLSNDTEIGVTFYRDPDTAQRIDELARIEDALLKNLREEAPDADQEGWQILNVRRLCDTLRRDAQVDFDPDKLTRLLKSFAEPFGQGATHRGFFALRPQTADSRYLKVLRNWQDIETIRERRMRLARALVQEFQRRRQGNTLLVTCKQGELEAALQADTTLADLEIDKWDVALSAALLYLDANEVLHLARGKAVFRSAMSIELNAEARRRQFKKSDYAELALHYKDKIVQVHVMAEYAKLSIRKIQAAMAFIVDYFSLDRAEFVRRYFAGRKDVLEMATTEAAHRRILTDLANPEQQAIVAAPLEGNHLVLAGPGAGKTRVIVHRVAWLLRECMVLPEAIMVLAYNRSAANEIRRRLWALVGADAAGVAVQTLHGLAMRLTGTSYAVAIERGEAVDFGEVIRQATRRLRAAEQDPSVNDGVGPSILRDRLLSGLRFLLVDEYQDINGDHYELISAVAGRTLQTEEDRVSLMVVGDDDQNIYAFDGASVRYIRQFETDYAARRYALIENYRSTKHIIHCANRVIERARERMKAGQAIRVNHARRDQPDGGEHAALDPLTEGRVHVLEVPRNPHQEVQVALVELQRLHDLLTHRATGAPGQWGRFAVIARRWEDLEPMAALCRLRGIPVRLQRDAGQVSLHQTREGNALVTLLRGSRSNARRRRVLVRVGVLSRWFRRRFHAPPDGLIDHPYRAALAQFISDAESAAPGRELVVDDLIESLYDFGAIGKPPADARPNAPLVLMTAHRAKGLEFDHVLVLDGGGWQGRGDDERRLFYVAMTRARKSLTLCEVVGGQHPFARDLEGLVLRSRPKALPPQPGVVHRIWCADPEKVVLSWPGRFAPTAPIHGALAALDVGSPLALRQRSGGRPGWEITDASGVAVGRMSSKFRPPQGEIVAVRVAAVLVRHAREDEQGLQCESWELVLPEIEYG, encoded by the coding sequence ATGGCCGTTCCGCCCGCTGCGCCCCGTGCGCGGTGCCTGTGCCTCGACATTGAAACCGCCCGCCAGGACCGCTTGGTCCTGCGCGAGCTGGGCATGTTTCGCCCCGATCTCGATGCGCGGCTGAGGCTCCCGGGCAAGGCGCCGGATCTGGTGCCGCGGCTGGATGCGTTGACCGAAGGGGCCGCCTTCGTCCTCGGCCACAACGTCGTCGCCTTCGACCAGCCGGCGCTGGCGGCGCTGCATCCCGAGCTCGCGCTGCACCGCCTGCCGCTGATCGACACGCTCGAACTCTCGCCCGTCGCTTTTCCGCAGAACCCGTATCACCGGCTGGTGAAGGACTACAAGCTGTGCAGGACGACGCGCAACGATCCGGTGCGCGATGCGGAGCTCGCCTACGCGCTGTTCGTCGACCAGAGCGAAGCCTTGCAGCAGCGCGTCGCCGACCATCCGGACGAGGCGTTGTGCCTGCATTACCTGCTCGCGCCGGAGAACGGCAAGGGCGTGGCGAACTTCTTCGCGACCTTGCGTCGCGCGCTGCGGCCATCGCTCGCGGAAACTGCGGCGGCATGGCGGCGCGTGACCGCTGGCAAGGGCTGCATCACCGGGCAGCGCTGGGTGCTCGATCACTGCCTGGCCGATCCCGCGTGGCACAAACCGTTGGCGTATGCGCTGGCGTGGCTGCGCGTCGCGGGCGGCAATTCGGTGCTGCCGCCGTGGGTGAGCCTGAGTTTCCCGAAGACGCGCGAGGTGATTGCGGCCCTGCGCGACGTGCCCTGCCCGGACCTGGCCTGCGCGTGGTGCCGCGACCAGCACGACCTCGACACCGTGCTGCCGCGCTACTTCCCCGGCATCACGCGCTTCCGCAGTACGCCGACCACCGCGGACGGCCGCTCGCTGCAGCAGGCGATCGTCGAGAACGGCTTCGCCGGCCGCCCGACGCTCGCGATTCTGCCGACCGGCGGTGGCAAGTCGCTGTGCTTCCAGCTTCCCGCGCTGGCGCGCTATTACCGCAACGGCAGCCTGACGGTGGTGATCTCGCCGCTGCAGTCGCTGATGAAGGACCAGGTCGACAACTTGGAGGCGCGCGGCATCACCTGCGCGGGCTACCTCAACAGCCTGCTCAACCCGATGGAACGGCGGGTGATGCTCGACAAGCTGCGCCTGGGTGATCTCGGTCTGATTTTTGTCGCGCCGGAGCAGTTCCGCAGCACCGCCTTCGCCAATGCGCTGATGCATCGCGAGATCGGTGCGTGGGTGTTCGACGAGGCGCACTGCCTGTCGAAGTGGGGCCACGACTTCCGGCCGGACTACCTCTACGTGTCGCGCTTCATCAAAGCACGCCAGAAGGACAAACCCTCGCCAGTGTTCGGCTTCACCGCGACCGCCAAGCCGGATGTGGTCGACGACATCTGCGCGCACTTCGAGAAGCGCCTCGGCGTCGTGCTCGACCGCCTCGAAGGCGGAGTGAGCCGCGAGAATCTGAGCTACGAGGTCAGGACGGTGCCGGCGCAGGCGAAGTACGCCGAGACCTTGCGCCTGCTGCAGGACGCCCTGCGCGAGGAGGGCGGTGCGATCGTGTTCTGCGCGCGGCAGAAGACGGTCGAGGAGGTCGCGGAATTCCTGAAGAATGCCGGCCTCGACTGCGGTTACTTCCACGGCGGCATGCTCCCGGCGAACAAGCGCGCGGTGCAGGAAGCCTTTCTTGCCGGCACGCTACGCGTCATCGCTGCGACCAACGCCTTCGGCATGGGCGTCGACAAGCCCGACGTGCGGCTCGTGATCCACCTCGACACGCCCGGTTCGCTGGAGAACTACCTGCAGGAAGCCGGCCGCGCCGGGCGCGATCAGGCGCCGGCGCGCTGCATCCTGCTCTACGACGACGCCGACCTCGACGTCCAGTTCCGCCTGCTCAGGAACTCGCGCCTCACGCAGCACGACATCGGCGCCATCCTCAAGGCGCTGCGCGCGATCGAGCGCAAGGACCGCAGCGAGGGCAAGGTCGTCGTCACCAGCGGCGAGATCCTGCTCGAAATCCCCGACGCGCACCGCATCGATCCCGACGCCAGCGACGCCGACACCAAGGTGCGCATCGCGGTGGCCTGGCTCGAGGAAGCGCGCCTGCTCGAACGCCACGAAAATCACACGCGCGTCTTCCCCGGCAGCCTGCTCGTCGCGACCGAGGAAGAGGCGCGCGCGCTCCTGCACAGGAAGCTCGGGCCGGACGCGGACGTCGAGCCCTACGTGCGCATCCTCACCATCCTGATCCAGGCCGAGGACGACGAGGGCCTGTCGACCGACGAGCTGATGCTCGCGACCGGCAAGGACTCGCGCACGCTGCAGCACATGCTGCGCGAACTCGACCGCTGGAAGCTGCTGTCGAACGACACCGAGATCGGCGTCACTTTCTATCGCGATCCTGACACCGCGCAGCGCATCGACGAGCTCGCGCGCATCGAGGACGCCCTGCTGAAGAACCTGCGCGAAGAGGCGCCCGACGCCGACCAGGAAGGCTGGCAGATCCTCAATGTGCGCCGCCTATGCGACACCTTGCGGCGCGACGCGCAGGTCGATTTCGACCCGGACAAGCTCACCCGCCTGCTCAAATCGTTCGCCGAACCTTTCGGGCAAGGCGCGACCCATCGCGGCTTCTTCGCGTTGCGCCCGCAGACCGCGGACAGCCGCTATCTGAAGGTGCTGCGCAACTGGCAGGACATCGAGACGATCCGCGAACGGCGCATGCGCCTCGCCCGTGCGCTGGTGCAGGAATTCCAGCGCCGCCGCCAGGGCAACACGCTGCTCGTCACCTGCAAGCAGGGCGAGCTCGAAGCCGCGCTGCAGGCCGACACGACGCTCGCCGACCTCGAAATCGACAAATGGGATGTCGCCCTCTCCGCGGCGCTGCTCTACCTCGACGCCAACGAGGTGCTGCATCTCGCGCGCGGCAAGGCGGTGTTCCGCTCCGCGATGAGCATCGAACTCAACGCCGAGGCGCGCCGCCGCCAATTCAAGAAGTCCGACTACGCCGAACTCGCGCTGCACTACAAGGACAAGATCGTCCAGGTGCACGTGATGGCCGAGTACGCCAAGCTCTCGATCCGCAAGATCCAGGCGGCGATGGCCTTCATCGTCGACTACTTCAGCCTCGACCGCGCCGAGTTCGTGCGCCGCTACTTCGCCGGGCGCAAGGACGTGCTCGAGATGGCGACCACCGAGGCCGCGCACCGCAGAATCCTCACCGACCTCGCCAACCCGGAGCAGCAGGCCATCGTCGCCGCACCCCTCGAAGGCAACCACCTCGTGCTCGCCGGCCCGGGCGCCGGCAAGACGCGTGTGATCGTGCATCGCGTCGCCTGGCTGCTGCGCGAATGCATGGTGCTGCCCGAAGCCATCATGGTCCTCGCCTACAACCGCTCCGCCGCCAACGAAATCCGCCGGCGCCTGTGGGCGCTGGTCGGCGCGGACGCGGCCGGCGTCGCGGTGCAGACGCTGCATGGGCTGGCGATGCGCCTCACCGGCACCAGCTACGCCGTCGCGATCGAGCGCGGCGAGGCGGTCGACTTCGGCGAGGTGATCCGCCAGGCCACCCGGCGCCTGCGCGCCGCCGAGCAGGACCCGAGCGTGAACGACGGTGTTGGCCCCTCCATCCTGCGCGACCGCCTGCTCTCCGGCCTGCGCTTCCTGCTGGTCGACGAGTACCAGGACATCAACGGCGACCACTACGAGCTCATCAGCGCGGTGGCCGGCCGCACGCTGCAGACCGAGGAAGACCGCGTCTCGCTGATGGTGGTCGGCGACGACGACCAGAACATCTACGCCTTCGACGGCGCGAGCGTGCGCTACATCCGCCAGTTCGAAACCGACTACGCCGCGCGCCGCTACGCGCTGATCGAGAACTACCGTTCGACGAAACACATCATCCACTGCGCCAACCGCGTCATCGAACGCGCGCGCGAGCGCATGAAGGCGGGACAGGCGATCCGCGTGAACCACGCCCGCCGCGACCAGCCCGACGGCGGCGAGCACGCCGCGCTCGACCCGCTCACCGAAGGCCGCGTGCATGTCCTCGAAGTGCCGCGCAACCCGCATCAGGAAGTGCAGGTCGCACTCGTCGAACTGCAGCGCCTCCACGACCTGCTGACGCATCGCGCAACCGGCGCGCCCGGCCAATGGGGCCGCTTCGCCGTCATCGCCCGTCGCTGGGAAGACCTCGAACCGATGGCCGCGCTGTGCCGCCTGCGCGGCATCCCGGTCCGCCTGCAGCGCGACGCCGGCCAGGTCAGCCTGCACCAGACGCGCGAAGGCAACGCCCTCGTCACCCTCTTGCGCGGCTCACGCAGCAATGCCCGGCGCCGCCGCGTGCTGGTGCGCGTGGGCGTCCTGTCACGCTGGTTCCGCCGCCGCTTCCACGCCCCGCCCGACGGCCTCATCGACCACCCCTACCGCGCCGCGCTCGCGCAGTTCATTAGCGACGCTGAATCCGCCGCCCCGGGCCGCGAGCTCGTCGTCGACGACCTCATCGAGTCCCTGTACGACTTCGGCGCCATCGGCAAACCCCCCGCCGATGCCCGCCCCAACGCGCCGCTGGTCCTGATGACCGCCCACCGTGCCAAGGGCCTGGAATTCGACCACGTGCTGGTCCTCGACGGCGGCGGCTGGCAGGGGCGCGGCGATGACGAGCGGCGGTTGTTCTATGTCGCGATGACGCGGGCGCGGAAGTCGCTGACGCTTTGCGAGGTGGTCGGAGGGCAGCATCCGTTCGCGCGCGATCTGGAGGGGCTGGTGCTGCGTTCGCGACCGAAGGCGCTGCCGCCGCAGCCGGGCGTTGTGCATCGCATCTGGTGTGCCGATCCGGAGAAGGTCGTGCTGTCGTGGCCGGGGCGCTTCGCGCCGACTGCTCCGATTCACGGTGCGCTGGCGGCGCTCGACGTCGGTAGTCCGCTGGCGCTGCGGCAGCGGAGCGGTGGCCGTCCCGGATGGGAAATCACCGATGCGTCGGGCGTCGCGGTTGGCCGGATGTCGTCTAAGTTCCGGCCGCCGCAGGGCGAAATCGTTGCAGTGCGGGTGGCAGCGGTGCTGGTGCGCCATGCGAGGGAAGACGAGCAGGGCTTGCAATGTGAGTCGTGGGAGCTGGTGCTGCCGGAGATCGAGTATGGATAG
- a CDS encoding ATPase, which translates to MISFSRAELAGELVTALRGKAGFSDAHNGLFLAAPRRTGKTTFLRGDLSPALEAAGVAVVYVDLWADAARDPGILIAEAIGRALQPHLGVIARTAKSAGLEKVNLGGWLHVDTTRIGKVDGLTLVDALRALNETAGKPVALIIDEAQHALTSAAGENSMSALKSARDQMNRPGNVQLMLVMSGSDRDKLLRLVNSNGAPFYGSQIQRMPLLDERFIDFLAHLVEAQRPDLGRVDRGTLYKAFEGFGYRPQFFMEALGQALSPLSGITERFELAMLAAALQRQRDDEAQMESDYLGLKPLEQAVLWRMLEVGSRFRPYDAEALAFYRVQTQEKVTAQRAQNALESLRQRMPALVWKSARGEYAVEDAAMHRWFEDRKAAAKWPPKSLQSSLKLNAEG; encoded by the coding sequence ATGATCTCCTTCTCCCGAGCCGAGCTAGCCGGTGAACTGGTCACCGCCCTGCGGGGCAAGGCCGGATTCAGCGATGCGCATAACGGCCTGTTCCTCGCCGCGCCACGCCGTACAGGTAAAACGACCTTTCTGCGCGGCGACCTGAGCCCCGCCCTGGAAGCGGCCGGCGTCGCGGTGGTGTACGTCGACCTATGGGCCGATGCCGCGCGCGACCCCGGCATCCTGATCGCCGAAGCGATCGGGCGCGCACTACAACCGCATCTGGGCGTGATCGCCCGGACGGCGAAGAGTGCAGGGCTCGAAAAGGTGAATCTCGGCGGCTGGCTGCACGTCGATACCACCCGCATCGGCAAGGTCGATGGGCTGACGCTGGTCGACGCGCTGCGGGCGCTCAACGAAACCGCCGGCAAACCCGTGGCGCTGATCATCGACGAGGCGCAGCACGCCCTCACCAGCGCCGCGGGCGAAAACTCGATGTCGGCGCTGAAGTCCGCACGCGACCAGATGAACCGGCCGGGGAACGTGCAGTTGATGCTGGTCATGTCCGGCTCGGATCGCGACAAGCTGCTGCGGCTGGTGAATTCCAACGGCGCTCCGTTCTATGGTTCCCAGATTCAGCGCATGCCCTTGTTGGATGAACGTTTTATCGATTTCCTCGCGCATCTGGTCGAAGCGCAGCGCCCGGATCTTGGACGCGTTGATCGCGGCACGCTCTACAAGGCATTCGAGGGATTCGGCTATCGGCCCCAGTTCTTCATGGAGGCACTGGGCCAGGCGCTTAGCCCGCTGTCCGGGATCACCGAACGCTTCGAACTGGCCATGCTTGCCGCCGCCTTGCAGCGCCAGCGGGATGACGAGGCGCAGATGGAGTCCGACTACCTGGGCCTGAAGCCGTTGGAGCAGGCCGTTCTGTGGCGGATGCTGGAAGTCGGATCACGTTTCCGCCCCTATGATGCCGAGGCCCTAGCCTTCTACCGCGTGCAGACCCAGGAAAAGGTGACGGCGCAACGCGCGCAGAACGCCCTCGAATCCTTGCGCCAGCGAATGCCCGCTCTGGTGTGGAAATCAGCGCGCGGGGAATACGCCGTCGAGGATGCGGCGATGCACCGCTGGTTCGAGGATCGCAAGGCGGCCGCGAAGTGGCCACCGAAGAGTCTGCAAAGCTCGCTCAAGCTTAATGCCGAGGGTTAA